From Panthera uncia isolate 11264 chromosome E1, Puncia_PCG_1.0, whole genome shotgun sequence, one genomic window encodes:
- the PLD6 gene encoding mitochondrial cardiolipin hydrolase, with protein MERLRWQVAAVATVGLALALEALPSVLRWLRAWRRRGWQSPLRREVLFFPSQVTCTEALLQAPSKGPSGPPAGCPCSLPHGESSLSRLLGALLAARASLELCLFAFSSPQLGRAVQLLHQRGVRVRVITDCDYMALNGSQIGLLRKAGIQVRHDQDLGYMHHKFAIVDKKVLITGSLNWTTQAIQNNRENVLIMEDEEYVRLFLEEFERIWEEFNPTKYTFFPQKKRNH; from the exons ATGGAGCGGTTACGTTGGCAGGTGGCGGCTGTGGCGACCGTGGGTCTCGCGCTGGCTCTGGAGGCGCTGCCCTCCGTGCTGCGCTGGTTGCGGGCCTGGCGACGGCGAGGGTGGCAGAGCCCTCTGCGGCGCGAGGTGCTCTTCTTCCCGTCGCAGGTGACCTGCACCGAGGCTCTGCTGCAGGCCCCGAGCAAGGGGCCGTCGGGGCCGCCAGCGGGCTGCCCGTGCAGCCTGCCCCACGGCGAGAGCTCGCTCAGCCGCCTGCTGGGCGCCCTGTTGGCCGCCCGCGCCAGCCTCGAGCTCTGCCTCTTTGCCTTCTCCAGCCCGCAATTGGGGCGCGCGGTGCAGCTGCTTCACCAGCGCGGGGTGCGCGTCCGGGTCATTACCGACTGCGACTACATGGCCCTTAACGGTTCGCAGATCGGCCTGCTCCGCAAGGCAG GCATCCAGGTGCGACACGATCAGGACCTGGGCTACATGCATCACAAGTTTGCCATAGTGGACAAGAAGGTGCTGATCACGGGCTCCCTCAACTGGACCACTCAAGCCATTcagaacaacagagaaaatgtttTGATTATGGAGGATGAAGAGTATGTGAGgctttttctggaagaatttgagCGTATCTGGGAAGAGTTTAATCCTACAAAGTATACCTTTTTCCCACAAAAGAAGAGGAATCACTGA